A section of the Callithrix jacchus isolate 240 chromosome 14, calJac240_pri, whole genome shotgun sequence genome encodes:
- the LOC144579210 gene encoding glycerol-3-phosphate acyltransferase 2, mitochondrial-like isoform X5, with the protein MLESRLQTKPRSSPNDRETSLWSSGLGMKLEAVTPFLGKYRPFVGRCCQTCTPKSWDSLFHRSIRDLGFCNVILVKEENTRFRGWLVRRLCYFLWSLEQHIPSCQDTPQKILESTGVQNLLSGKVPGGAGEGQVPDVVKKEVQRILGHIQAPPWPFLVRLFSWALLRFLNCVFLNVQLHKGQMKMVHKAAQTGSPLVLLSTHKTLLDGILLPFVLLSQGLGVLRVAWDSRACSPSLRAPCLIRLCPMSHRALLRKLGGLFLPSEANLSLDSSEGLLARAVVQEVIDQLLVSGQPLLIFLEEPPGALGPRLSALGQAWLGFVVRAVQVGIIPDALLVPVAVTYDVVPDAPCDIYHASAPLGLWTGALAVLQSLCSLLGCSRQICSRVHLAQPFSLQEYTISARSCWGSRQTLEQLLQPILLGQCTAVPDTEKEQEWTPITGPLLALKEEDQLLVRRLSHHVLSASVASSAVMSTAIMATLLLFKHQKGVFLSQLLGEFSWLTEEILLRGFDVGFSGQLRSLLQHTLSLLRAHVALLRIRQGDLLVVPRPGPGLAHLARLSAELLPVFLSEAVGACAVRGLLVGRVPPQGPWELQGIELLSQNELYRQILLLMHLLPQELLLLQPCQSSYCYCQEVLDRLIQCGLLVAEETPGSRAACDTGRQRMSRRLLWKPSGDFTDSDSDDFEEAEGRYFRSLATQSSFFSSSRPPPMKKGSLSVWTQSSPSVLSGPSET; encoded by the exons ATGTTGGAAAGCAGACTCCAGACCAAACCAAGGAGCAGCCCCAATGACCGAGAG ACTAGCCTGTGGTCCTCAGGCCTtgggatgaagctggaggctgtCACCCCATTCCTGGGCAAGTATCGTCCCTTTGTGGGTCGCTGCTGCCAGACCTGCACCCCCAAGAGCTGG GATTCCCTCTTCCACAGAAGCATAAGGGACCTAGGCTTTTGCAATGTGATTCTGGTGAAGGAGGAGAACACCAG GTTTCGGGGCTGGCTGGTTCGGAGGCTCTGCTATTTCCTGTGGTCCCTGGAGCAGCACATCCCCTCCTGCCAGGATACCCCACAGAAGATCCTGGAAAGCACTGG GGTACAGAACCTTCTCTCAGGGAAGGTTCCAGGAGGTGCTGGGGAAGGCCAGGTGCCTGACGTTGTGAAGAAAGAGGTACAGCGCATCCTGGGTCACATCCAGGCCCCACCCTGGCCCTTCCTGGTCAG GCTGTTCAGCTGGGCGCTGCTGCGGTTTCTGAACTGCGTCTTCCTGAATGTGCAGCTCCACAAGGGTCAGATGAAGATGGTCCACAAGGCCGCCCAGACG GGTTCACCGCTTGTCCTCCTCTCTACTCACAAAACCCTCCTGGATGGGATCCTGCTGCCCTTTGTGCTGCTCTCCCAGGGCCTGGGTGTGCTCCGTGTGGCCTGGGACTCCCGTGCCTGCTCCCCTTCCCTCAG AGCCCCTTGCCTTATCAGGCTCTGCCCTATGTCGCACAGAGCTCTGCTGAGGAAGCTTGGGGGGCTTTTCCTGCCCTCAGAGGCCAACCTCTCCCTGGACAGCTCTGAGGGGCTCCTTGCAAGGGCCGTGGTCCAGGAG GTCATAGATCAGCTGCTGGTCAGTGGGCAGCCCCTGCTCATCTTCTTGGAGGAACCTCCTGGGGCCCTAGGGCCACGGCTGTCAGCCCTGGGCCAGGCTTGGCTGGGATTTGTGGTAAGGGCAGTCCAGGTGGGCATCATCCCAGATGCTCTGCTGGTACCAGTGGCTGTCACCTATGATGTGGTTCCGGATGCACCATGTGACATATACCAT GCCTCAGCCCCCCTTGGGCTGTGGACAGGAGCTCTGGCTGTCCTGCAGAGCCTCTGCAGCCTCTTGGGCTGCAGCCGTCAGATCTGCTCCCGGGTGCACCTAGCTCAGCCCTTCTCCCTGCAG GAATACACCATCAGTGCCAGAAGCTGCTGGGGCAGCAGGCAGACCCTGGAGCAGCTACTGCAGCCCATCTTGCTGGGCCAATG TACTGCTGTTCCAGACACTGAGAAGGAGCAGGAGTGGACCCCCATAACTGGGCCCCTCCTGGCCCTTAAGGAAGAGGACCAGCTCCTGGTCAGGAGACTGAGCCATCATGTCCTGAGTG CCAGTGTGGCGAGCTCTGCCGTGATGAGCACGGCCATCATGGCGACACTGCTGCTCTTCAAGCACCAGAAG GGCGTGTTCCTGTCGCAGCTCCTGGGAGAGTTCTCCTGGCTGACGGAGGAGATACTGTTGCGTGGCTTTGATGTAGGCTTCTCTGGTCAGCTGCGGAGCCTACTGCAGCACACTCTGAGTCTGCTGCGGGCGCATGTGGCTCTGCTACGCATCCGCCAGGGGGATTTGCTAGTGGTGCCACGGCCCGGCCCAGGCCTTGCGCACCTGGCACGGCTGAGTGCTGAGCTGCTGCCCGTCTTCCTGAGTGAGGCTGTGGGCG cctgtgCGGTGCGGGGGCTGCTGGTAGGCAGAGTGCCGCCCCAGGGGCCCTGGGAGCTGCAGGGCATAGAGCTGCTGAGCCAGAACGAGCTGTACCGCCAGATCCTGCTGCTGATGCATCTGCTGCCGCAAGAGCTGCTGCTCCTGCAG CCCTGCCAGTCTTCCTACTGTTACTGTCAGGAGGTGCTCGACCGGCTCATCCAATGTGGGCTCCTGGTTGCTGAGGAG ACCCCAGGCTCCCGAGCAGCCTGTGACACAGGGCGACAGCGAATGAGCAGAAGGCTGCTGTGGAAACCGAGTGGGGACTTTACTGATAGTGACAGTGATGACTTCGAAGAGGCCGAGGGCCGGTACTTCAGG AGTCTGGCTACACAAAGCAGCTTTTTCAGTTCCTCCAGGCCACCGCCCATGAAGAAGGGATCTTTG AGTGTGTGGACCCAAAGCTCGCCATCAGTGCTATCTGGACCTTCAGAGACCTAG
- the LOC144579210 gene encoding glycerol-3-phosphate acyltransferase 2, mitochondrial-like isoform X8 — protein MLESRLQTKPRSSPNDRETSLWSSGLGMKLEAVTPFLGKYRPFVGRCCQTCTPKSWDSLFHRSIRDLGFCNVILVKEENTRFRGWLVRRLCYFLWSLEQHIPSCQDTPQKILESTGVQNLLSGKVPGGAGEGQVPDVVKKEVQRILGHIQAPPWPFLVRLFSWALLRFLNCVFLNVQLHKGQMKMVHKAAQTGSPLVLLSTHKTLLDGILLPFVLLSQGLGVLRVAWDSRACSPSLRALLRKLGGLFLPSEANLSLDSSEGLLARAVVQEVIDQLLVSGQPLLIFLEEPPGALGPRLSALGQAWLGFVVRAVQVGIIPDALLVPVAVTYDVVPDAPCDIYHASAPLGLWTGALAVLQSLCSLLGCSRQICSRVHLAQPFSLQEYTISARSCWGSRQTLEQLLQPILLGQCTAVPDTEKEQEWTPITGPLLALKEEDQLLVRRLSHHVLSASVASSAVMSTAIMATLLLFKHQKGVFLSQLLGEFSWLTEEILLRGFDVGFSGQLRSLLQHTLSLLRAHVALLRIRQGDLLVVPRPGPGLAHLARLSAELLPVFLSEAVGACAVRGLLVGRVPPQGPWELQGIELLSQNELYRQILLLMHLLPQELLLLQPCQSSYCYCQEVLDRLIQCGLLVAEESLATQSSFFSSSRPPPMKKGSLSVWTQSSPSVLSGPSET, from the exons ATGTTGGAAAGCAGACTCCAGACCAAACCAAGGAGCAGCCCCAATGACCGAGAG ACTAGCCTGTGGTCCTCAGGCCTtgggatgaagctggaggctgtCACCCCATTCCTGGGCAAGTATCGTCCCTTTGTGGGTCGCTGCTGCCAGACCTGCACCCCCAAGAGCTGG GATTCCCTCTTCCACAGAAGCATAAGGGACCTAGGCTTTTGCAATGTGATTCTGGTGAAGGAGGAGAACACCAG GTTTCGGGGCTGGCTGGTTCGGAGGCTCTGCTATTTCCTGTGGTCCCTGGAGCAGCACATCCCCTCCTGCCAGGATACCCCACAGAAGATCCTGGAAAGCACTGG GGTACAGAACCTTCTCTCAGGGAAGGTTCCAGGAGGTGCTGGGGAAGGCCAGGTGCCTGACGTTGTGAAGAAAGAGGTACAGCGCATCCTGGGTCACATCCAGGCCCCACCCTGGCCCTTCCTGGTCAG GCTGTTCAGCTGGGCGCTGCTGCGGTTTCTGAACTGCGTCTTCCTGAATGTGCAGCTCCACAAGGGTCAGATGAAGATGGTCCACAAGGCCGCCCAGACG GGTTCACCGCTTGTCCTCCTCTCTACTCACAAAACCCTCCTGGATGGGATCCTGCTGCCCTTTGTGCTGCTCTCCCAGGGCCTGGGTGTGCTCCGTGTGGCCTGGGACTCCCGTGCCTGCTCCCCTTCCCTCAG AGCTCTGCTGAGGAAGCTTGGGGGGCTTTTCCTGCCCTCAGAGGCCAACCTCTCCCTGGACAGCTCTGAGGGGCTCCTTGCAAGGGCCGTGGTCCAGGAG GTCATAGATCAGCTGCTGGTCAGTGGGCAGCCCCTGCTCATCTTCTTGGAGGAACCTCCTGGGGCCCTAGGGCCACGGCTGTCAGCCCTGGGCCAGGCTTGGCTGGGATTTGTGGTAAGGGCAGTCCAGGTGGGCATCATCCCAGATGCTCTGCTGGTACCAGTGGCTGTCACCTATGATGTGGTTCCGGATGCACCATGTGACATATACCAT GCCTCAGCCCCCCTTGGGCTGTGGACAGGAGCTCTGGCTGTCCTGCAGAGCCTCTGCAGCCTCTTGGGCTGCAGCCGTCAGATCTGCTCCCGGGTGCACCTAGCTCAGCCCTTCTCCCTGCAG GAATACACCATCAGTGCCAGAAGCTGCTGGGGCAGCAGGCAGACCCTGGAGCAGCTACTGCAGCCCATCTTGCTGGGCCAATG TACTGCTGTTCCAGACACTGAGAAGGAGCAGGAGTGGACCCCCATAACTGGGCCCCTCCTGGCCCTTAAGGAAGAGGACCAGCTCCTGGTCAGGAGACTGAGCCATCATGTCCTGAGTG CCAGTGTGGCGAGCTCTGCCGTGATGAGCACGGCCATCATGGCGACACTGCTGCTCTTCAAGCACCAGAAG GGCGTGTTCCTGTCGCAGCTCCTGGGAGAGTTCTCCTGGCTGACGGAGGAGATACTGTTGCGTGGCTTTGATGTAGGCTTCTCTGGTCAGCTGCGGAGCCTACTGCAGCACACTCTGAGTCTGCTGCGGGCGCATGTGGCTCTGCTACGCATCCGCCAGGGGGATTTGCTAGTGGTGCCACGGCCCGGCCCAGGCCTTGCGCACCTGGCACGGCTGAGTGCTGAGCTGCTGCCCGTCTTCCTGAGTGAGGCTGTGGGCG cctgtgCGGTGCGGGGGCTGCTGGTAGGCAGAGTGCCGCCCCAGGGGCCCTGGGAGCTGCAGGGCATAGAGCTGCTGAGCCAGAACGAGCTGTACCGCCAGATCCTGCTGCTGATGCATCTGCTGCCGCAAGAGCTGCTGCTCCTGCAG CCCTGCCAGTCTTCCTACTGTTACTGTCAGGAGGTGCTCGACCGGCTCATCCAATGTGGGCTCCTGGTTGCTGAGGAG AGTCTGGCTACACAAAGCAGCTTTTTCAGTTCCTCCAGGCCACCGCCCATGAAGAAGGGATCTTTG AGTGTGTGGACCCAAAGCTCGCCATCAGTGCTATCTGGACCTTCAGAGACCTAG
- the LOC144579210 gene encoding glycerol-3-phosphate acyltransferase 2, mitochondrial-like isoform X6, with the protein MLESRLQTKPRSSPNDRETSLWSSGLGMKLEAVTPFLGKYRPFVGRCCQTCTPKSWDSLFHRSIRDLGFCNVILVKEENTRFRGWLVRRLCYFLWSLEQHIPSCQDTPQKILESTGVQNLLSGKVPGGAGEGQVPDVVKKEVQRILGHIQAPPWPFLVRLFSWALLRFLNCVFLNVQLHKGQMKMVHKAAQTGSPLVLLSTHKTLLDGILLPFVLLSQGLGVLRVAWDSRACSPSLRAPCLIRLCPMSHRALLRKLGGLFLPSEANLSLDSSEGLLARAVVQEVIDQLLVSGQPLLIFLEEPPGALGPRLSALGQAWLGFVVRAVQVGIIPDALLVPVAVTYDVVPDAPCDIYHASAPLGLWTGALAVLQSLCSLLGCSRQICSRVHLAQPFSLQEYTISARSCWGSRQTLEQLLQPILLGQCTAVPDTEKEQEWTPITGPLLALKEEDQLLVRRLSHHVLSASVASSAVMSTAIMATLLLFKHQKGVFLSQLLGEFSWLTEEILLRGFDVGFSGQLRSLLQHTLSLLRAHVALLRIRQGDLLVVPRPGPGLAHLARLSAELLPVFLSEAVGACAVRGLLVGRVPPQGPWELQGIELLSQNELYRQILLLMHLLPQELLLLQPCQSSYCYCQEVLDRLIQCGLLVAEESLATQSSFFSSSRPPPMKKGSLSVWTQSSPSVLSGPSET; encoded by the exons ATGTTGGAAAGCAGACTCCAGACCAAACCAAGGAGCAGCCCCAATGACCGAGAG ACTAGCCTGTGGTCCTCAGGCCTtgggatgaagctggaggctgtCACCCCATTCCTGGGCAAGTATCGTCCCTTTGTGGGTCGCTGCTGCCAGACCTGCACCCCCAAGAGCTGG GATTCCCTCTTCCACAGAAGCATAAGGGACCTAGGCTTTTGCAATGTGATTCTGGTGAAGGAGGAGAACACCAG GTTTCGGGGCTGGCTGGTTCGGAGGCTCTGCTATTTCCTGTGGTCCCTGGAGCAGCACATCCCCTCCTGCCAGGATACCCCACAGAAGATCCTGGAAAGCACTGG GGTACAGAACCTTCTCTCAGGGAAGGTTCCAGGAGGTGCTGGGGAAGGCCAGGTGCCTGACGTTGTGAAGAAAGAGGTACAGCGCATCCTGGGTCACATCCAGGCCCCACCCTGGCCCTTCCTGGTCAG GCTGTTCAGCTGGGCGCTGCTGCGGTTTCTGAACTGCGTCTTCCTGAATGTGCAGCTCCACAAGGGTCAGATGAAGATGGTCCACAAGGCCGCCCAGACG GGTTCACCGCTTGTCCTCCTCTCTACTCACAAAACCCTCCTGGATGGGATCCTGCTGCCCTTTGTGCTGCTCTCCCAGGGCCTGGGTGTGCTCCGTGTGGCCTGGGACTCCCGTGCCTGCTCCCCTTCCCTCAG AGCCCCTTGCCTTATCAGGCTCTGCCCTATGTCGCACAGAGCTCTGCTGAGGAAGCTTGGGGGGCTTTTCCTGCCCTCAGAGGCCAACCTCTCCCTGGACAGCTCTGAGGGGCTCCTTGCAAGGGCCGTGGTCCAGGAG GTCATAGATCAGCTGCTGGTCAGTGGGCAGCCCCTGCTCATCTTCTTGGAGGAACCTCCTGGGGCCCTAGGGCCACGGCTGTCAGCCCTGGGCCAGGCTTGGCTGGGATTTGTGGTAAGGGCAGTCCAGGTGGGCATCATCCCAGATGCTCTGCTGGTACCAGTGGCTGTCACCTATGATGTGGTTCCGGATGCACCATGTGACATATACCAT GCCTCAGCCCCCCTTGGGCTGTGGACAGGAGCTCTGGCTGTCCTGCAGAGCCTCTGCAGCCTCTTGGGCTGCAGCCGTCAGATCTGCTCCCGGGTGCACCTAGCTCAGCCCTTCTCCCTGCAG GAATACACCATCAGTGCCAGAAGCTGCTGGGGCAGCAGGCAGACCCTGGAGCAGCTACTGCAGCCCATCTTGCTGGGCCAATG TACTGCTGTTCCAGACACTGAGAAGGAGCAGGAGTGGACCCCCATAACTGGGCCCCTCCTGGCCCTTAAGGAAGAGGACCAGCTCCTGGTCAGGAGACTGAGCCATCATGTCCTGAGTG CCAGTGTGGCGAGCTCTGCCGTGATGAGCACGGCCATCATGGCGACACTGCTGCTCTTCAAGCACCAGAAG GGCGTGTTCCTGTCGCAGCTCCTGGGAGAGTTCTCCTGGCTGACGGAGGAGATACTGTTGCGTGGCTTTGATGTAGGCTTCTCTGGTCAGCTGCGGAGCCTACTGCAGCACACTCTGAGTCTGCTGCGGGCGCATGTGGCTCTGCTACGCATCCGCCAGGGGGATTTGCTAGTGGTGCCACGGCCCGGCCCAGGCCTTGCGCACCTGGCACGGCTGAGTGCTGAGCTGCTGCCCGTCTTCCTGAGTGAGGCTGTGGGCG cctgtgCGGTGCGGGGGCTGCTGGTAGGCAGAGTGCCGCCCCAGGGGCCCTGGGAGCTGCAGGGCATAGAGCTGCTGAGCCAGAACGAGCTGTACCGCCAGATCCTGCTGCTGATGCATCTGCTGCCGCAAGAGCTGCTGCTCCTGCAG CCCTGCCAGTCTTCCTACTGTTACTGTCAGGAGGTGCTCGACCGGCTCATCCAATGTGGGCTCCTGGTTGCTGAGGAG AGTCTGGCTACACAAAGCAGCTTTTTCAGTTCCTCCAGGCCACCGCCCATGAAGAAGGGATCTTTG AGTGTGTGGACCCAAAGCTCGCCATCAGTGCTATCTGGACCTTCAGAGACCTAG
- the LOC144579210 gene encoding glycerol-3-phosphate acyltransferase 2, mitochondrial-like isoform X7 has protein sequence MLESRLQTKPRSSPNDRETSLWSSGLGMKLEAVTPFLGKYRPFVGRCCQTCTPKSWDSLFHRSIRDLGFCNVILVKEENTRFRGWLVRRLCYFLWSLEQHIPSCQDTPQKILESTGVQNLLSGKVPGGAGEGQVPDVVKKEVQRILGHIQAPPWPFLVRLFSWALLRFLNCVFLNVQLHKGQMKMVHKAAQTGSPLVLLSTHKTLLDGILLPFVLLSQGLGVLRVAWDSRACSPSLRAPCLIRLCPMSHRALLRKLGGLFLPSEANLSLDSSEGLLARAVVQEVIDQLLVSGQPLLIFLEEPPGALGPRLSALGQAWLGFVVRAVQVGIIPDALLVPVAVTYDVVPDAPCDIYHASAPLGLWTGALAVLQSLCSLLGCSRQICSRVHLAQPFSLQEYTISARSCWGSRQTLEQLLQPILLGQCTAVPDTEKEQEWTPITGPLLALKEEDQLLVRRLSHHVLSASVASSAVMSTAIMATLLLFKHQKGVFLSQLLGEFSWLTEEILLRGFDVGFSGQLRSLLQHTLSLLRAHVALLRIRQGDLLVVPRPGPGLAHLARLSAELLPVFLSEAVGACAVRGLLVGRVPPQGPWELQGIELLSQNELYRQILLLMHLLPQELLLLQPCQSSYCYCQEVLDRLIQCGLLVAEEGCCH, from the exons ATGTTGGAAAGCAGACTCCAGACCAAACCAAGGAGCAGCCCCAATGACCGAGAG ACTAGCCTGTGGTCCTCAGGCCTtgggatgaagctggaggctgtCACCCCATTCCTGGGCAAGTATCGTCCCTTTGTGGGTCGCTGCTGCCAGACCTGCACCCCCAAGAGCTGG GATTCCCTCTTCCACAGAAGCATAAGGGACCTAGGCTTTTGCAATGTGATTCTGGTGAAGGAGGAGAACACCAG GTTTCGGGGCTGGCTGGTTCGGAGGCTCTGCTATTTCCTGTGGTCCCTGGAGCAGCACATCCCCTCCTGCCAGGATACCCCACAGAAGATCCTGGAAAGCACTGG GGTACAGAACCTTCTCTCAGGGAAGGTTCCAGGAGGTGCTGGGGAAGGCCAGGTGCCTGACGTTGTGAAGAAAGAGGTACAGCGCATCCTGGGTCACATCCAGGCCCCACCCTGGCCCTTCCTGGTCAG GCTGTTCAGCTGGGCGCTGCTGCGGTTTCTGAACTGCGTCTTCCTGAATGTGCAGCTCCACAAGGGTCAGATGAAGATGGTCCACAAGGCCGCCCAGACG GGTTCACCGCTTGTCCTCCTCTCTACTCACAAAACCCTCCTGGATGGGATCCTGCTGCCCTTTGTGCTGCTCTCCCAGGGCCTGGGTGTGCTCCGTGTGGCCTGGGACTCCCGTGCCTGCTCCCCTTCCCTCAG AGCCCCTTGCCTTATCAGGCTCTGCCCTATGTCGCACAGAGCTCTGCTGAGGAAGCTTGGGGGGCTTTTCCTGCCCTCAGAGGCCAACCTCTCCCTGGACAGCTCTGAGGGGCTCCTTGCAAGGGCCGTGGTCCAGGAG GTCATAGATCAGCTGCTGGTCAGTGGGCAGCCCCTGCTCATCTTCTTGGAGGAACCTCCTGGGGCCCTAGGGCCACGGCTGTCAGCCCTGGGCCAGGCTTGGCTGGGATTTGTGGTAAGGGCAGTCCAGGTGGGCATCATCCCAGATGCTCTGCTGGTACCAGTGGCTGTCACCTATGATGTGGTTCCGGATGCACCATGTGACATATACCAT GCCTCAGCCCCCCTTGGGCTGTGGACAGGAGCTCTGGCTGTCCTGCAGAGCCTCTGCAGCCTCTTGGGCTGCAGCCGTCAGATCTGCTCCCGGGTGCACCTAGCTCAGCCCTTCTCCCTGCAG GAATACACCATCAGTGCCAGAAGCTGCTGGGGCAGCAGGCAGACCCTGGAGCAGCTACTGCAGCCCATCTTGCTGGGCCAATG TACTGCTGTTCCAGACACTGAGAAGGAGCAGGAGTGGACCCCCATAACTGGGCCCCTCCTGGCCCTTAAGGAAGAGGACCAGCTCCTGGTCAGGAGACTGAGCCATCATGTCCTGAGTG CCAGTGTGGCGAGCTCTGCCGTGATGAGCACGGCCATCATGGCGACACTGCTGCTCTTCAAGCACCAGAAG GGCGTGTTCCTGTCGCAGCTCCTGGGAGAGTTCTCCTGGCTGACGGAGGAGATACTGTTGCGTGGCTTTGATGTAGGCTTCTCTGGTCAGCTGCGGAGCCTACTGCAGCACACTCTGAGTCTGCTGCGGGCGCATGTGGCTCTGCTACGCATCCGCCAGGGGGATTTGCTAGTGGTGCCACGGCCCGGCCCAGGCCTTGCGCACCTGGCACGGCTGAGTGCTGAGCTGCTGCCCGTCTTCCTGAGTGAGGCTGTGGGCG cctgtgCGGTGCGGGGGCTGCTGGTAGGCAGAGTGCCGCCCCAGGGGCCCTGGGAGCTGCAGGGCATAGAGCTGCTGAGCCAGAACGAGCTGTACCGCCAGATCCTGCTGCTGATGCATCTGCTGCCGCAAGAGCTGCTGCTCCTGCAG CCCTGCCAGTCTTCCTACTGTTACTGTCAGGAGGTGCTCGACCGGCTCATCCAATGTGGGCTCCTGGTTGCTGAGGAG GGCTGCTGCCACTGA